In Prosthecochloris sp. GSB1, the following proteins share a genomic window:
- the leuB gene encoding 3-isopropylmalate dehydrogenase: MFKIVSIPGDGIGPEVVASAIRVIDALAEKHGLEFSIEEHLFGGASYDAHGEMLTDETLDACKNCDAVLLGAVGGPKWENLSHDKKPEAALLKLRKELGLFANLRPAKVYDALVDASSLKPEILSGTDFMVIRELTGGIYFGQPRGYDETRGWNTMVYERYEVERIARLAFDAAMKRKKRLVSIDKANVLECSQFWRNIVHEVHGDYPEVELLDMYVDNAAMQIVRDPKQFDVIVTKNLFGDILSDISGMITGSLGMLPSASIGTSHALYEPIHGSAPDIAGRNKANPIATVASVAMMFEHTFCMKNIADEIYAAIEKTLAGGLRTADIANPEDRAVSTTEITDAIVSNLKAS; this comes from the coding sequence ATGTTCAAGATAGTTTCCATACCCGGCGACGGCATAGGACCGGAAGTAGTCGCAAGCGCGATACGGGTCATCGACGCCCTCGCCGAAAAACACGGTCTGGAATTTTCCATAGAGGAGCATCTTTTCGGCGGCGCGTCCTACGACGCGCACGGTGAAATGCTGACCGATGAAACCCTCGATGCGTGCAAAAACTGCGATGCGGTGCTGCTCGGCGCCGTGGGCGGACCGAAATGGGAAAACCTTTCACACGATAAAAAACCGGAAGCGGCGCTGCTGAAACTCCGCAAGGAACTCGGCCTGTTCGCGAACCTCCGTCCGGCGAAAGTCTACGACGCACTTGTCGACGCATCGTCGCTCAAACCGGAAATTCTTTCGGGAACCGATTTCATGGTCATCAGGGAATTGACCGGCGGCATCTATTTCGGTCAACCGAGAGGCTACGACGAAACGCGCGGCTGGAACACCATGGTTTACGAACGTTACGAAGTCGAGCGGATCGCCCGCCTGGCGTTCGATGCGGCCATGAAGCGCAAGAAACGGCTAGTCTCCATCGACAAGGCCAACGTTCTCGAATGCTCCCAGTTCTGGAGAAACATCGTTCACGAAGTGCACGGGGATTATCCCGAAGTCGAGCTCCTGGACATGTATGTCGACAACGCCGCCATGCAAATCGTGCGCGATCCGAAGCAGTTCGACGTCATCGTCACGAAAAACCTTTTCGGCGATATTCTCAGCGACATCTCGGGCATGATCACGGGAAGCCTCGGCATGCTGCCGTCGGCAAGCATCGGCACGAGCCATGCTCTCTATGAACCGATTCACGGAAGCGCTCCGGACATAGCCGGGCGGAACAAGGCCAATCCGATCGCGACCGTCGCTTCGGTGGCAATGATGTTCGAGCACACGTTCTGCATGAAAAACATCGCCGACGAGATCTACGCGGCTATCGAGAAAACGCTCGCGGGGGGGCTCCGGACCGCGGATATCGCCAATCCGGAGGACAGGGCGGTTTCTACGACCGAAATAACCGATGCGATCGTATCGAATCTGAAAGCATCGTAA
- a CDS encoding 2-isopropylmalate synthase: MKEKVLIFDTTLRDGEQSPGASLNVQEKVEIARQLEKLNVDIIEAGFPASSPLQFDAVRQIGEESGKIVAALSRAVEGDIKSSWEALRNARHPRIHTFVSTSDIHIMGKFGHDRYGKTLAEKQRTILAMAVNAVRYAKTLAGDVEFSAEDAGRTDPSYLAEVIEAVIDAGATTVNIPDTTGYTWPSEFGRKIADLKKRVTNIDRAVVSVHCHNDLGLAVANTLSAIENGARQAECSMNGIGERAGNASLEEIVMALKVRGDLHDYYTDITTEELYNTSRMVSSFTGLVIQPNKAIVGDNAFAHESGIHQDGMLKNRQTYEVMTPQSVGVPQTHIVLGRHSGKHGLQARLQALGYTVAGEELEKVYQRFLSVADKKKEVYDDDLRVLMGDELNRPLEPLELDYLHINSGTASIPTATVRIRVKEDTYEESSTGDGPVDACFKAIERALGIGSLVNSYSVRSTTAGRQALGEATVRLKDSGRFYTGRGVSTDIIEASARAYLQALSLRQEAGLKNNKNTIDNGI; encoded by the coding sequence GTGAAAGAGAAGGTTCTGATATTCGACACGACGCTGCGCGACGGCGAACAGTCTCCGGGAGCGTCCCTGAACGTCCAGGAGAAAGTGGAGATCGCACGTCAGCTCGAAAAGCTCAATGTTGATATCATCGAGGCAGGCTTCCCCGCCTCTTCACCGCTGCAATTCGACGCGGTGCGTCAGATCGGCGAGGAATCAGGCAAAATCGTCGCAGCGCTTTCCAGGGCGGTGGAAGGCGACATCAAAAGCTCCTGGGAAGCGCTGCGCAACGCAAGGCATCCGAGAATACATACGTTCGTCAGCACATCCGACATCCACATCATGGGCAAGTTCGGACACGACCGTTATGGAAAAACCCTTGCTGAAAAACAACGAACCATCCTCGCAATGGCCGTGAACGCCGTCCGCTATGCAAAAACGCTTGCCGGTGACGTCGAATTTTCGGCCGAGGACGCCGGCAGAACCGATCCGTCATACCTGGCCGAAGTCATCGAGGCCGTCATCGACGCCGGCGCGACAACGGTGAACATCCCGGACACCACAGGCTATACCTGGCCTTCGGAGTTCGGCAGGAAAATAGCCGACCTGAAAAAACGCGTTACGAACATCGACCGTGCGGTCGTCAGCGTGCATTGCCACAACGACCTGGGGCTCGCGGTCGCCAACACGCTCAGCGCGATCGAGAACGGCGCACGACAGGCCGAATGTTCGATGAACGGCATCGGTGAACGCGCGGGCAACGCCTCGCTCGAGGAAATCGTCATGGCCCTGAAGGTACGCGGCGACCTTCACGACTACTACACGGACATCACGACGGAAGAGCTCTACAACACCAGCCGCATGGTATCGTCCTTCACCGGGCTCGTGATCCAGCCCAACAAGGCGATCGTCGGCGACAACGCTTTCGCGCACGAATCCGGAATTCACCAGGACGGCATGCTGAAGAACCGACAGACCTACGAAGTCATGACTCCCCAGTCGGTCGGCGTTCCGCAAACGCATATCGTGCTGGGTCGGCATTCCGGAAAGCATGGCCTGCAGGCGCGGCTTCAAGCGCTCGGCTACACGGTCGCGGGAGAGGAGCTCGAAAAGGTCTACCAGCGGTTCCTCTCGGTCGCCGACAAGAAAAAGGAAGTATACGACGACGACCTCAGGGTGCTCATGGGTGACGAACTCAACAGGCCGCTCGAACCGCTCGAACTGGATTACCTCCATATAAACAGCGGAACAGCCTCGATACCCACGGCAACCGTGCGCATCAGGGTCAAGGAAGATACCTACGAGGAATCATCCACGGGAGACGGCCCTGTCGACGCCTGTTTCAAGGCGATCGAACGGGCGCTCGGCATCGGATCGCTGGTTAACTCCTACTCGGTACGATCCACCACAGCCGGGAGACAGGCGCTAGGAGAAGCCACCGTCAGGCTCAAGGACAGCGGACGATTCTATACCGGAAGGGGCGTCTCGACGGATATCATTGAAGCCAGCGCGAGAGCCTACCTTCAGGCGCTGAGCCTGCGCCAGGAAGCCGGCCTCAAGAACAACAAGAACACAATCGATAACGGCATATAA
- a CDS encoding 3-isopropylmalate dehydratase large subunit — protein sequence MAQTITQKILARAANRKFVETGESVWLNVDILLTHDVCGPPTFDIFREKFGPDAKVWDPEKVVVLPDHYIFTKNEHAKRNIDLLRKFAKEQNLPNYYDVGTERYKGVCHVALAEEGYNLPGTVLFGTDSHTCTSGAFGMFGTGIGNTDAAFILGTGKLWEKVPESMKFIFEGEIPEYLAAKDLILQILGDIGTDGATYRAMEFDGDAVYSLPVEERMTLTNMAIEAGGMNGIIAADEVTEAYVKQRTGKPYEIFRSDPDAEYHSIYRYDARQLEPVVAMPHSPDNRATVRSMQGTKITKSYIGSCTGGKLSDFVMAARILKGRTVAVPTNIVPATVEVARKLETELYDGLPIRKILEDAGCTIGLPSCAACLGGPQDTFGRSEDNDLVVSTTNRNFPGRMGSKNAGVCLASPLTAAASAVKGELTDPREFLR from the coding sequence ATGGCACAGACGATAACCCAGAAAATCCTCGCCAGGGCCGCCAACCGCAAATTCGTCGAAACGGGCGAAAGCGTCTGGCTCAACGTCGATATCCTGCTGACCCATGACGTATGCGGTCCGCCGACGTTCGACATCTTCAGGGAAAAATTTGGCCCGGACGCGAAAGTCTGGGACCCTGAAAAAGTGGTCGTGCTTCCCGATCACTACATTTTCACGAAAAACGAACACGCGAAACGCAACATCGACCTGCTCCGCAAGTTCGCAAAGGAACAGAACCTACCGAACTATTACGATGTCGGAACCGAACGCTATAAGGGCGTCTGCCATGTCGCTCTCGCCGAGGAAGGTTACAACCTTCCGGGAACCGTGCTGTTCGGCACCGACTCGCATACCTGCACATCCGGTGCGTTCGGCATGTTCGGCACGGGCATCGGCAACACCGACGCGGCGTTCATCCTCGGAACCGGCAAGCTCTGGGAGAAAGTTCCGGAATCGATGAAGTTCATCTTCGAGGGTGAAATACCCGAATACCTAGCGGCGAAAGATCTCATCCTGCAGATTCTCGGCGACATAGGAACCGACGGCGCGACCTACCGGGCGATGGAATTCGACGGTGACGCCGTCTATTCCCTGCCTGTCGAGGAGCGCATGACGCTCACGAACATGGCCATCGAGGCCGGAGGCATGAACGGCATCATCGCCGCGGACGAAGTCACCGAGGCCTACGTGAAACAGAGAACCGGAAAACCGTACGAAATATTCCGCAGCGATCCCGATGCGGAATATCACAGCATCTACCGCTATGACGCACGGCAACTCGAACCGGTCGTGGCCATGCCGCACAGCCCGGACAACCGGGCAACCGTACGAAGCATGCAGGGAACGAAAATCACGAAATCCTACATCGGTTCGTGCACCGGCGGCAAACTGAGCGATTTCGTCATGGCAGCCAGGATTCTCAAGGGCCGCACCGTTGCCGTGCCCACGAATATCGTTCCGGCGACCGTCGAAGTCGCGCGAAAGCTGGAAACCGAACTGTACGACGGCCTGCCGATCAGGAAGATTCTCGAGGATGCGGGCTGCACCATCGGCCTGCCTTCCTGCGCGGCATGCCTCGGCGGACCTCAGGATACCTTCGGCCGCTCGGAAGACAACGATCTCGTCGTTTCGACGACGAACAGAAACTTTCCCGGACGCATGGGCAGCAAAAACGCCGGAGTCTGCCTCGCCTCGCCGCTTACAGCCGCCGCGTCGGCCGTAAAGGGAGAACTGACCGACCCGAGAGAGTTTTTGAGATAA
- a CDS encoding LeuD/DmdB family oxidoreductase small subunit, giving the protein MESIIEGKAYVLGKNIDTDQIIPAEHLVYSLSDPEEVKLYGKYALSGVPPAEGGLPKGNIPFVGEGRFESDYSIIVAGPNFGCGSSREHAPFALQTAGVKAIVAESYARIFYRNCVDGGFVIPYETAEQLNRTVMTGDELQIDIDNNTVTNVTRDETFALKPLGDVFSIVRAGGIFAYARQENLMS; this is encoded by the coding sequence ATGGAAAGCATCATAGAAGGCAAAGCCTACGTGCTTGGCAAAAACATCGACACCGACCAGATCATTCCGGCCGAACATCTCGTCTACAGCCTTTCCGACCCGGAAGAGGTCAAGCTTTACGGGAAATACGCACTCTCAGGCGTCCCCCCGGCCGAAGGCGGTCTGCCCAAAGGCAATATTCCTTTCGTCGGTGAAGGCCGGTTCGAATCCGACTACTCGATCATCGTCGCTGGCCCCAACTTCGGCTGCGGCTCTTCCCGCGAGCATGCGCCGTTCGCATTGCAGACGGCAGGCGTCAAAGCGATAGTCGCTGAATCCTACGCCAGGATATTCTATCGGAACTGCGTGGACGGCGGCTTCGTCATTCCATACGAAACGGCTGAACAGCTCAACAGAACCGTGATGACGGGAGACGAGCTGCAAATAGACATAGACAACAATACGGTCACCAACGTGACCCGCGACGAAACCTTTGCCTTGAAGCCCCTCGGCGACGTATTCAGCATCGTCAGGGCGGGCGGCATTTTCGCCTATGCCAGGCAGGAAAACCTAATGTCCTGA
- the cimA gene encoding citramalate synthase → MKQRSAIELYDTTLRDGTQGEKINLSVQDKLLIAEKLDEFGADYIEGGWPSSNPKDEEFFSKALHLNLRNARLAAFGSTARKPDAIESDPNLSGLLKSETPVITIFGKTWKAHSSKGLGLGDEENADLIHKSVRFLKSEGREVLFDAEHFFDGYKDNPAFAMRMLLAAEEAGADRLVLCDTNGGSMPHEVFEIVQEVSASTAVPIGIHTHNDGDLAVANALAALRAGAVHVQGTINGIGERCGNANLISIIPNVILKLDGRFHHKLQLKQLTPLSKFVYEILNMPPDNKAPFVGKSAFAHKGGIHVSAVLKESSLYEHIAPETVGNRQRVLVSELAGQSNIRYKAAELGIELAESGELFKNIVQRIKKLEYEGFQFDVAEASFELLLRHEMGQFRPFFEVLESKVHIESGKNREPVDQAVLKVEVNEEIEMTAADGDGPVNALDKALRKALRGFYPSIRTVKLIDYKVRVLEEKKGTSAKVRVLIETSDGRTSWSTVGVSTNIIDASLQALSDSINYHLFHESLVQRQETETTVR, encoded by the coding sequence ATGAAACAGAGAAGCGCTATCGAACTCTATGACACCACGTTGAGGGACGGCACCCAGGGCGAAAAAATCAACCTTTCCGTCCAGGACAAGCTCCTCATTGCCGAAAAACTCGACGAGTTCGGAGCCGACTACATCGAAGGCGGCTGGCCGAGCAGCAATCCGAAGGACGAGGAGTTCTTCAGCAAGGCGCTTCATCTGAATCTCCGTAACGCCAGGCTCGCCGCCTTCGGATCGACAGCGAGAAAACCCGATGCGATCGAGAGCGACCCGAACCTCAGCGGGCTGCTCAAATCGGAAACGCCCGTCATCACCATTTTCGGTAAAACCTGGAAAGCCCACTCTTCCAAGGGGCTCGGCCTGGGTGACGAGGAAAACGCTGACCTTATTCACAAATCGGTCCGCTTCCTCAAAAGCGAAGGCCGCGAGGTGCTTTTCGACGCCGAACACTTTTTCGACGGCTACAAGGACAACCCGGCGTTCGCCATGAGAATGCTCCTGGCCGCCGAAGAAGCCGGAGCGGACCGGCTGGTGCTTTGCGACACCAACGGCGGCTCGATGCCGCACGAGGTATTTGAAATAGTCCAGGAGGTTTCTGCCTCTACCGCCGTCCCCATCGGCATCCATACGCACAACGACGGAGACCTCGCGGTCGCCAACGCGCTGGCCGCGCTCAGGGCGGGAGCAGTGCACGTGCAGGGAACGATAAACGGAATAGGCGAACGGTGCGGCAACGCAAACCTGATCAGCATCATTCCGAACGTCATCCTGAAACTCGACGGCCGGTTTCATCACAAGCTGCAACTCAAACAGTTGACCCCGCTCTCGAAATTCGTCTACGAGATCCTGAATATGCCCCCAGACAACAAGGCTCCGTTCGTCGGCAAATCGGCGTTCGCCCACAAGGGGGGAATCCACGTCAGCGCAGTGCTGAAGGAAAGCTCTCTCTACGAGCACATTGCACCGGAAACCGTCGGAAACAGGCAACGGGTTCTGGTATCCGAGCTTGCGGGACAGAGCAATATCCGCTACAAGGCCGCCGAACTCGGAATAGAACTGGCGGAAAGCGGTGAACTGTTCAAAAACATCGTCCAGCGAATCAAGAAACTCGAATACGAGGGATTCCAGTTCGACGTCGCCGAGGCGTCCTTCGAACTGCTGCTTCGCCATGAAATGGGACAGTTCAGGCCCTTCTTCGAAGTGCTCGAATCCAAAGTCCACATCGAGTCCGGCAAAAACCGCGAACCGGTCGATCAGGCTGTGCTGAAAGTCGAGGTAAACGAGGAGATCGAGATGACCGCCGCGGATGGCGACGGCCCGGTCAATGCGCTCGACAAGGCATTGCGCAAGGCGCTCAGAGGGTTTTACCCTTCGATCCGCACCGTCAAGCTGATCGACTACAAGGTGCGCGTCCTCGAAGAGAAAAAAGGCACCAGCGCGAAGGTCCGGGTGCTCATTGAAACCAGCGATGGCCGTACCTCCTGGTCGACGGTCGGCGTATCGACCAACATCATCGACGCCAGCCTTCAGGCATTGAGCGACAGCATCAACTACCACCTGTTCCACGAATCCCTGGTACAGCGACAGGAAACTGAAACAACTGTCCGGTGA
- a CDS encoding 3'-5' exonuclease produces MPEHKKVLYIDVETTGTDPDRHGIIQLAAIMEIAGLVVEEVDLKFAPHDGAAIDDQALRISGTGRAELRERMSSSDALTLFREFLGRHVEPYDRNDKCYPAGYNVLFDLDFVQNWFRLNGDKYGLGSYVNWKRLDPLPLLFMKDFTGALRLPDYKLETVCRHFGIDIQAHDALSDIRATRVLLAELL; encoded by the coding sequence ATGCCGGAACATAAAAAAGTACTCTATATCGACGTCGAGACGACTGGAACGGATCCCGACCGTCACGGCATTATCCAGTTGGCTGCAATCATGGAAATCGCCGGTCTGGTCGTCGAGGAGGTCGACCTGAAATTCGCTCCTCACGACGGAGCGGCAATTGACGACCAGGCCTTGCGGATATCGGGTACCGGCAGGGCGGAACTCCGGGAGCGGATGAGCAGTTCAGACGCGCTCACTCTATTCAGGGAGTTTCTCGGCCGCCATGTCGAGCCCTACGACCGGAACGACAAATGTTATCCCGCAGGCTACAACGTCCTCTTCGACCTCGATTTCGTCCAGAACTGGTTCCGCCTGAACGGAGACAAATACGGGCTGGGCTCCTACGTCAACTGGAAAAGGCTCGACCCGCTGCCGCTCCTCTTCATGAAGGACTTCACAGGCGCCCTCAGGCTACCCGATTACAAGCTCGAGACCGTCTGCCGTCATTTCGGCATCGACATACAGGCGCACGACGCCCTCTCGGACATCAGGGCGACAAGAGTGCTGCTGGCCGAGCTTCTTTGA
- a CDS encoding agmatine deiminase family protein, giving the protein MHDISYTMPPEWAEHDSTWLSWPHKEASWPGRFEPVPDVFAEMAAMLCRYETVNINVLDDAMKKDASRRILKRARTEADMRRIRFHFVPTDDAWCRDHGPNYVFATEDGATRKVIVDWNYNAWGGKYEPYDSDDSVPEKIASIQDIGIVKPGMVLEGGAIDVNGRGLLLTTEACLLNPNRNPSMTRDEIEARLMRFLGVRKVLWLGDGILGDDTDGHVDDIARFVDERTVVVAVEEDPLDENYGLLQDNYRRLLDFTDTEGHPLHVVKLPMPEPVYYDNERLPASYANFYIANRQVLVPLYRSSRDEAALDILRRCFPSREIVGIDCTDLIWGLGAIHCVTHEEPSLR; this is encoded by the coding sequence ATGCACGATATCAGCTACACGATGCCGCCCGAGTGGGCCGAGCACGATTCGACCTGGCTCTCATGGCCTCACAAGGAGGCCTCATGGCCGGGAAGGTTCGAGCCCGTGCCCGATGTGTTCGCCGAAATGGCGGCGATGCTCTGCCGTTACGAGACGGTCAACATCAACGTGCTCGACGACGCCATGAAAAAGGACGCTTCAAGGCGTATCCTGAAGAGGGCCCGGACGGAAGCCGATATGCGGCGGATCAGGTTTCATTTCGTGCCGACGGATGACGCCTGGTGCCGGGACCACGGCCCAAACTATGTGTTCGCAACGGAGGACGGCGCGACGCGCAAGGTTATCGTGGACTGGAATTACAACGCCTGGGGCGGAAAATACGAACCCTACGACAGTGACGACAGCGTTCCCGAAAAGATCGCCTCGATACAGGATATCGGTATCGTCAAGCCCGGCATGGTGCTTGAAGGCGGTGCGATAGACGTCAACGGCCGGGGGCTGCTCCTGACGACCGAAGCATGCCTGCTGAATCCTAACCGCAACCCTTCGATGACCAGGGATGAGATCGAGGCGCGGCTTATGCGCTTCCTCGGCGTGCGAAAGGTTCTCTGGCTCGGCGACGGCATTCTTGGCGACGATACGGACGGGCATGTCGACGATATCGCCCGGTTCGTCGACGAGAGGACGGTGGTCGTCGCGGTAGAGGAGGATCCGTTGGATGAAAACTACGGGCTTCTGCAGGATAATTATCGGCGTCTGCTGGACTTTACGGATACCGAAGGTCACCCGTTGCATGTGGTGAAGCTTCCCATGCCGGAGCCCGTTTATTACGACAACGAGCGACTTCCCGCAAGCTACGCCAACTTCTATATCGCCAACCGGCAGGTTCTCGTGCCTCTCTATCGCTCGTCCAGGGACGAAGCCGCTCTCGACATTCTCCGTCGCTGCTTTCCTTCGAGGGAGATCGTTGGTATAGATTGCACCGATCTTATATGGGGGCTCGGAGCGATTCACTGCGTAACCCATGAGGAACCATCCCTCCGGTGA
- a CDS encoding M48 family metallopeptidase: MNIFSAVILAALGGTFLIRLAANLLNLRAAAAELPAEFEGIYDQDAYGKSQRYLREATALGLVSGFFDLALLLVFWFSGAFNAVDLAVRGLGFSSVPTGIVYIGLLFVLQSLVGMPFDIYRIFVLEEKYGFNKTTPMTFMTDKFKTATLAAFLGIPVLGAILWFFENAGEAAWIWAWAGVTLFGLVLQYVAPSIIMPLFNRFTPLEDGELRSSIMEYARSVDFPLTGIYVMDGSRRSSRGNAFFTGFGKRKRIALFDTLIDNHTVPELVAVLAHEIGHYKKKHIIVSMVLSAVNMGAVFYFLSLVLNNRGLFDAFYMENVSVYAGLLFFSLLYSPVEFMLSMGFKALSRRHEYQADRYAVRSCVSGLDLVDALKKLSRSNLTNLTPHPFYVFLNYSHPPVLQRISAMRDAARESRFT, from the coding sequence ATGAACATTTTCAGCGCCGTGATTCTTGCAGCCCTCGGCGGCACGTTTCTGATACGGCTGGCCGCGAACCTTTTGAACCTCAGGGCGGCGGCGGCGGAGCTTCCCGCAGAGTTCGAGGGTATATACGATCAGGATGCGTATGGCAAGTCGCAACGGTACCTGCGTGAGGCGACGGCGCTTGGTCTGGTTTCCGGCTTTTTCGATCTTGCACTGCTTCTCGTTTTCTGGTTTTCAGGAGCCTTCAACGCCGTCGACCTGGCGGTTCGCGGCCTCGGTTTTTCCTCCGTTCCGACAGGGATCGTCTATATCGGGCTGTTGTTCGTTCTCCAGAGTCTCGTGGGCATGCCTTTCGATATCTACAGGATATTCGTGCTGGAGGAGAAATATGGCTTCAACAAAACCACGCCAATGACCTTCATGACGGACAAGTTCAAAACGGCCACGCTGGCTGCTTTTCTGGGCATACCCGTTCTGGGCGCGATTCTCTGGTTTTTTGAAAACGCCGGTGAGGCGGCCTGGATCTGGGCGTGGGCGGGGGTTACCCTGTTCGGGCTGGTTCTTCAGTATGTAGCGCCATCTATCATCATGCCGCTGTTCAACAGGTTTACTCCTCTCGAAGACGGCGAGCTCCGATCGTCGATCATGGAGTACGCCCGTTCCGTCGATTTCCCGCTCACGGGGATTTACGTGATGGACGGTTCCCGGCGTTCTTCCAGGGGAAACGCCTTTTTTACGGGTTTCGGTAAAAGGAAGCGTATAGCGCTTTTCGACACGCTTATCGACAACCATACCGTTCCGGAGCTGGTGGCCGTGCTGGCTCATGAAATAGGTCACTACAAGAAAAAGCACATTATTGTATCCATGGTGCTTTCCGCTGTCAACATGGGGGCGGTTTTCTATTTTCTTTCGTTGGTCCTGAACAACCGCGGCCTTTTCGATGCCTTTTACATGGAGAACGTTTCCGTGTACGCCGGACTCCTGTTTTTTTCGCTGTTGTACTCTCCGGTGGAGTTCATGCTTTCCATGGGTTTCAAGGCCCTGTCGCGCCGTCATGAGTACCAGGCTGACCGCTACGCCGTCAGGAGCTGCGTCAGCGGGCTGGATCTTGTCGATGCGCTCAAGAAGCTGTCGAGGAGCAATCTGACGAACCTTACGCCCCATCCGTTCTACGTATTTCTCAATTATTCGCATCCGCCCGTTCTGCAGCGCATATCGGCCATGAGGGACGCTGCCCGGGAAAGCCGTTTCACATGA
- a CDS encoding Na/Pi symporter, whose protein sequence is MSPDSGAVFHAESSRGAKSVVREWFFVIGLVYLLLVAVSLIGGGFKAAAGENAAELFAIAKNPVTGLVIGTVATALIQSSSTVTSIIVGLVAGGLPVGIAIPMVMGANIGTTITNTIVSLGHVRDGEEFRRAFAAATVHDFFNLLCVFIFLPLEMLTGYLRKTGYFLAGLMAGGESISIKDFNPVKPLVKPVVHLVQDSLAFTASKELSGVFMIGAGVLLIVGVITLLSRLLKQLMVGRAKEIMHKSVARGPLSGLFSGLLLTVLVQSSSTTTSLVVPLAGNGVFSLKKVYPFTLGANIGTCITALFAATAITGPASVFALQIAFVHMVYNVSGVMLIYGLPFLRNIPLRAAETLAQATSGNKLYALVYILGVFFLVPGIFITLSNRLGL, encoded by the coding sequence ATGAGTCCTGATTCAGGAGCTGTTTTTCATGCCGAGTCCTCCCGCGGGGCGAAATCCGTGGTCAGGGAATGGTTTTTTGTCATAGGTCTCGTCTATCTTCTGCTGGTCGCCGTTTCGCTCATCGGGGGTGGGTTCAAGGCCGCCGCCGGCGAGAACGCCGCGGAACTGTTTGCAATCGCGAAAAACCCGGTTACGGGGCTTGTCATCGGTACGGTAGCGACTGCTCTTATCCAGTCTTCGAGCACGGTTACTTCCATCATCGTCGGCCTGGTGGCGGGAGGGCTTCCCGTCGGAATCGCTATTCCGATGGTCATGGGCGCAAACATCGGAACCACGATCACCAATACCATAGTAAGCCTCGGTCACGTAAGGGACGGAGAGGAGTTCAGGCGTGCGTTCGCGGCGGCCACCGTTCATGATTTTTTCAACCTTCTGTGCGTCTTTATTTTTCTGCCGCTCGAAATGCTGACCGGTTATCTTCGAAAAACAGGTTACTTTCTGGCGGGATTGATGGCGGGAGGTGAATCGATCTCGATAAAGGATTTCAATCCCGTCAAACCGCTTGTCAAGCCTGTCGTTCACCTTGTCCAGGATTCGTTGGCCTTTACCGCGTCGAAAGAACTTTCAGGGGTTTTCATGATAGGCGCCGGGGTTCTGCTTATCGTGGGAGTCATTACCTTGCTCAGCAGGTTGCTCAAACAGCTCATGGTCGGCAGGGCGAAGGAGATTATGCATAAATCCGTCGCCCGCGGACCGTTGTCGGGATTGTTTTCGGGACTTCTCCTGACGGTTCTCGTGCAGTCTTCCTCCACGACGACAAGCCTTGTGGTGCCACTGGCCGGCAACGGTGTCTTTTCCCTGAAAAAAGTGTATCCGTTCACGCTGGGGGCCAATATCGGAACTTGTATCACGGCGCTGTTTGCGGCTACAGCCATAACCGGGCCGGCTTCGGTTTTCGCCTTGCAGATCGCTTTCGTGCATATGGTTTACAACGTTTCGGGTGTGATGCTGATATACGGACTGCCTTTTCTGCGCAATATTCCTCTCAGGGCCGCCGAAACGCTTGCGCAAGCCACTTCGGGAAACAAGTTGTACGCCCTTGTCTATATTCTCGGGGTATTTTTCCTTGTTCCGGGGATTTTTATCACCCTGAGCAATCGACTGGGACTGTAA